The nucleotide window TTTCTGGCTAATTCTGCCACAGTTTCCTGTTCCCGTATCATTGCCAAGGCAACTTTGGTTTTAAATTTTCCGCTGTAACTTTTTTTCATGGACCTCCTTTTTTCGAGTCAATTTGAACCTGGTTTAACACCAGAAATGTCTCTATGCAAGTGGTTCAAATTTTGGGGACCATTATATTTGGAGTTGTTTCTCCTGTGATAATTCCAGCACAAATCCTTAGCTGAAGGTCACGGTCATTGCATAGTTCATCGAAGCCATGATCAATAATTTTTTCTTGCAACTCATCGAATTTGTCTACTAAATCGAATTGATCTGACCAACTCCAAGCTGCGAGCAATTCAAAAATATTAAGCTCTGTTCCTGCCCTATTAATTCTCTCAAAAACAATAGCAACTTTATTTCTGTCATCTGTTTCAAATGTTTCATTTGGAATAAGATAAGATTTGAATTTATCTTGAAGAGCATCGATTTTAACAACTAAACCTTCAGGTAGGGAGTTTGTTGCTTTTCTGTATTCAACTGAATCAAAAAGTGTTTTAACAGGAAAATGTCTTGTAAGATCAACTTCAGAATCATCAAGTGCTAAAAAGAGTGATTCTTGCACATTTTCTTGAGATGTCATATCGAAATATATATCGATCCATTCATTGGATGTTGGCGCCAATTCGGTTTGGAATACACTAAACAAACAGGTAAGGCGTTGTTGGCCATCAAGAACATAATTTACAGGATAATCTTTTTGGGGCTCTGGAAGATTAAAGAAACCAAGTTTTTTTTCTGAATTTAATCGATTATCTGTTTTCCATAGAATTATCGTCCCAATCGGAAATTCTTTGTAAATACTGTCTAAAAGGAATGAAACTTGGTCTGGTTCCCACACAAAATCTCGTTGAAATGCTGGTATTCGAATGTCACCACTCGATATTCTTTCAATTAGCTTTTTGATTGAAATTGGATCACTCATATTTTTATTTCCTTTTTGTGAGAGGCACAACTGGCTGGTCAGGGGCGGCGCGCTTTTTGCCGTCCCTTGCACCAGCGAGGTTATGGCATTAGAGATTCATTCTATTTCCTACTTCTCAAATACAAATAATACCGTCTATACAGCAAATAATTAATGCGATAGAGTTTTTTAAATGCTTCAATACCGTTTTTCAACAGGTCTTCCCAAGGTGTTGAAATAGGCCAACTTATTTCCAAACTGCCGAGGTCAATAGAACCACCGGAACTTTCCAAAAGAATATAATTGCGAATTACATTGAAAATATTACTTTTGCTTTTACCTGTATGCTTTAAAATTTCTTTCGCTTCAAGAGATGAGGGGATTGCGCTTTCCTGAAATTTAAAATCGCCCAGTGCTTCCAAATCGAGAAAAAGCTGCCAAAAAAAATCGTCCATACTTTTGAGATACCAAGGGTATTGAATAAAGGTTTCTATAAAGAAACTGTTTCGATAAATGCCAAAACTAAATTCTACCCCCATTTTTTCAGAAGTAATAGAGGAATTCTGCCCCATCATTATAAGTCGATATTGCGGATCCGAGAATTTATCTTTTGTTCCGCTAAATTCTGCAAATGTAGTTAGAGCAACAGATAAAACATTATTAAGTTGAATCAAGATGCTTTGGTATTCCTCTTCGGAAAATTCATTTTCATCCGAGTATTCAGCCTCTAAGAACATAGAAACCAAATGATCCCATTCGGTGAACTCTTCAGATAATGTTTTTATTCTATTTTGAATTTTATTCATCAAAGTTCCTGATAATTTTCTGTCATAATTATAAGGTATGGGCCGGGCGGTTCAAACTGACTCACTTATTATAAGCGAGAAAGACTGAAGAACATCCGGGCATAAAAAAAGCCCGGTCACTCTTGACCGCCTTGTTAAAAGCCGATTTTTACGGCTATTTATCCACCTTCATTTTATATAACTTCTTATTATTACATGATAATTTTGATCTAATTTTGCTATTTATCGGATTTGGCAACATTGCCATTTCCGATAAATAGTAATTAATTCAGCCCGTATTTTTATTTCTGATACTGCCATTTGGTAAAATTGCTCATATTGGCATTTTTACCAAACACCAGAAATGATGCCTTTTTTCTCATCCATTTTCAGCTTTTAACACCGCTAATCAGCCGCGCGCTTTTTTGCGTCGGCTGCATTAGCATTGTTGGTCACAATTTGTATTTGTGCTTTGCCTCCAGACATCATCCATCGTATCACTTTAACCCATGGAGACCAAGACCTCATTTGAGGAGCTATTCCAAGTGATGCCTGAGCAGTGGATAGAGCATCTTCTATCAATGCATCGTGCAGAGGTCTAATTACAAGGGGCCAAGTCAATAATGCAGAACCCTTCAATTTTATTTCTATCGTATGTCGCAGCAAAACAGAATGATGTGTACTGTTTACAACATCGAATTTATGAAATCCGTTGAATCCCTTTGGACTTGTGAAGCAAAATCTGATGGACTGTCCTGGTTTGTATGACTCAACGAAATATCCAATCGGGCCATGTCCGCCCTTTGCTCCAACACCGAGCTGACGGTCGAATTTCATTCGAGGCCAGCATTGGCTTGGCCATAGAAGGTCATGTTCTGAAGAAAGAGAATCAATCAGCTTCGCCACTTGTTCATAATCAGCTTCGAATTCGCGTTCGTGAATATTAAGATCTTTCATTACAACCTCTCATTTCGTGATGCCCAACGGTTGAACTGTGCGGCGCGGTTTTAAAACTACAGCGCTTTTACAATAAGCCA belongs to Desulfotignum phosphitoxidans DSM 13687 and includes:
- a CDS encoding DUF262 domain-containing protein, producing the protein MSDPISIKKLIERISSGDIRIPAFQRDFVWEPDQVSFLLDSIYKEFPIGTIILWKTDNRLNSEKKLGFFNLPEPQKDYPVNYVLDGQQRLTCLFSVFQTELAPTSNEWIDIYFDMTSQENVQESLFLALDDSEVDLTRHFPVKTLFDSVEYRKATNSLPEGLVVKIDALQDKFKSYLIPNETFETDDRNKVAIVFERINRAGTELNIFELLAAWSWSDQFDLVDKFDELQEKIIDHGFDELCNDRDLQLRICAGIITGETTPNIMVPKI